The proteins below come from a single Cylindrospermopsis raciborskii Cr2010 genomic window:
- the cruG gene encoding 2'-O-glycosyltransferase CruG: MIREASISLELPLILLVFQVPAVLILISRLLKGPTRHPPIEPQQPTPDMLGSVSVIVPTLNEALRITPLLSGLTRQSYEVREVIVVDSRSKDGTPDLVKAVQQKDPRFRVMTDDPLPTGWVGRPWALHNGFLFSCEESKWFLGMDADIQPHPGLVASLVRTAEAEGYDLVSLSPQFILKYPGECWLQPSLLLTLLYRFDPAGTRTSQPERVMANGQCFLCRRSVLATMNGYTSARSSFCDDVTLARNIAAAGFKVGFLDGARVFQVRMYEGAMETWKEWGRSLDLKDASPPGQVWGDLWLLFCVQGLPLPVILAFLLVSPSPYLPGSLLLALNVFLLSIRFALLLAISPSYDRTNAYGGWLFWLSPFSDPLAVIRIFLSALRTPKEWRGRKY, encoded by the coding sequence TTGATTAGAGAAGCCAGTATTTCCCTAGAATTACCCCTAATATTGCTAGTGTTTCAGGTTCCAGCAGTGCTAATTTTAATCTCACGGTTGCTGAAAGGACCAACAAGACACCCACCCATAGAACCACAACAACCCACCCCTGATATGTTAGGCAGTGTAAGTGTGATTGTGCCGACTTTAAATGAAGCCCTACGCATCACTCCTTTACTAAGCGGTCTGACTCGACAAAGCTACGAGGTTAGGGAAGTAATTGTTGTTGATAGCAGATCCAAGGATGGCACTCCGGATTTAGTTAAAGCAGTACAACAAAAAGATCCTCGATTTCGGGTTATGACAGATGACCCCCTACCTACTGGTTGGGTAGGTCGTCCTTGGGCCTTACATAATGGCTTTTTGTTTAGCTGTGAGGAGAGTAAGTGGTTTTTGGGAATGGATGCGGATATTCAACCCCATCCTGGGCTAGTAGCTAGTCTAGTTAGAACTGCTGAAGCTGAAGGCTATGATTTGGTTTCCCTGTCTCCTCAGTTTATCCTTAAGTATCCGGGTGAATGTTGGTTGCAACCCTCCCTGTTATTAACACTGTTATACAGATTTGATCCGGCTGGTACTCGTACATCCCAGCCTGAAAGGGTAATGGCCAATGGGCAGTGTTTCCTATGTCGACGCTCAGTTTTGGCCACTATGAATGGTTATACTAGTGCCAGGAGTTCCTTTTGTGATGATGTTACTTTGGCTCGCAATATTGCTGCTGCGGGGTTTAAAGTGGGTTTTTTAGATGGAGCTAGGGTTTTTCAAGTGCGAATGTATGAGGGCGCCATGGAAACCTGGAAAGAATGGGGTCGTAGTTTGGATTTAAAGGATGCTTCCCCACCTGGTCAAGTTTGGGGGGATCTGTGGTTATTGTTCTGTGTTCAAGGTTTACCCCTACCGGTGATTTTAGCATTCTTGCTGGTTTCCCCATCCCCCTATCTCCCTGGTTCCCTTTTATTGGCGTTAAATGTTTTTTTATTGAGCATCCGCTTTGCTCTACTGCTGGCAATTTCTCCTTCCTATGACCGAACAAATGCTTATGGTGGTTGGTTATTTTGGCTTTCCCCTTTCTCTGACCCTCTAGCAGTTATACGCATCTTTTTATCAGCACTTCGCACTCCTAAAGAGTGGCGTGGTAGAAAGTATTGA
- the cruF gene encoding gamma-carotene 1'-hydroxylase CruF, whose amino-acid sequence MRQLVIFERVCLIGHIVSMVFGLVGILLVIPNAELIFEEVLNLSEVGQTAMQWSMAGGGVAYMILGAVGVFLYAVRNLGLARSLYFLIPSLSISLTSELLGTSTGFPFGHYSYLSGLGYKIAGLVPFTIPLSWFYVGIVSYLLGRTGFDVDRKPTLLRHLGAIALGALLLTSWDFVLDPAMSQTSLPFWYWHQPGSFFGMPYQNFAGWFGTGSLFMTVSALLWRNNPINLERSQLNVALIVYLANFGFATVMSLAAGFPIPIILGLFLGVAPAILLWSKAPSKSISAGLESGNQSVMSNVNNVNVVLK is encoded by the coding sequence ATGAGACAACTAGTGATTTTTGAGCGCGTATGCCTGATTGGTCATATCGTTTCTATGGTTTTCGGGCTCGTGGGAATACTACTGGTAATTCCCAATGCTGAGTTAATTTTTGAAGAGGTACTAAATTTATCAGAAGTAGGACAAACAGCCATGCAGTGGAGTATGGCTGGTGGTGGTGTTGCTTACATGATTTTAGGTGCTGTAGGTGTTTTCCTCTATGCTGTCCGAAACTTAGGTTTGGCAAGATCCCTATATTTCTTGATTCCATCTTTATCTATTTCTTTGACTAGTGAGTTATTGGGAACCAGTACAGGTTTTCCTTTTGGTCACTATAGCTATTTAAGTGGTTTGGGTTATAAAATTGCAGGTCTCGTACCTTTCACTATTCCTTTATCTTGGTTTTATGTGGGAATTGTATCATACTTGTTAGGACGTACTGGTTTCGATGTAGATAGAAAACCTACTTTACTGCGTCATTTAGGTGCGATCGCATTGGGAGCTTTATTGCTCACCTCTTGGGATTTTGTGTTGGATCCAGCAATGAGTCAGACGTCCTTACCATTTTGGTATTGGCATCAACCAGGTTCTTTCTTTGGCATGCCTTATCAAAATTTTGCTGGTTGGTTTGGCACCGGTTCTTTGTTTATGACAGTATCAGCCTTATTATGGAGAAATAACCCAATTAATTTGGAAAGATCCCAATTAAACGTAGCCCTAATAGTGTATCTAGCCAACTTTGGTTTTGCTACTGTTATGAGTTTAGCTGCTGGGTTCCCTATTCCTATAATTTTGGGTCTATTCCTAGGAGTTGCACCTGCTATCCTATTATGGTCAAAAGCGCCTAGTAAATCCATTTCTGCAGGACTAGAGTCAGGAAATCAGTCGGTGATGAGCAATGTTAATAATGTTAATGTTGTTTTAAAATAA
- the rpmA gene encoding 50S ribosomal protein L27 produces MAHKKGTGSTRNGRDSNAQRLGVKRFGGQVVRAGNILVRQRGTKFHPGNNVGIGNDDTLFALIDGVVTFERKGKSRKKVSVYPRVTEEAVAS; encoded by the coding sequence ATGGCTCATAAGAAAGGTACAGGAAGTACACGAAATGGTCGCGATTCTAATGCTCAACGCCTGGGTGTAAAGCGTTTTGGTGGACAGGTTGTACGTGCAGGAAACATCCTAGTACGCCAGCGTGGCACCAAGTTCCATCCTGGTAATAATGTTGGCATTGGCAATGATGACACCTTGTTTGCTTTAATTGATGGTGTGGTCACTTTTGAAAGAAAGGGCAAAAGTCGCAAAAAGGTTAGTGTTTATCCCCGTGTTACTGAGGAAGCGGTAGCCAGCTAG
- the rplU gene encoding 50S ribosomal protein L21 has translation MTYAIIETGGKQLKVEAGRFYDIELLHAQPDEKVTIDAVLLVQHENGLSIGQPRVSGATVEATVLRHFRGRKVLVYKMKPKKKTRKKRGHRQEITRLLINSIKLNGETLAHQDSPLSPELLPLEDPGLDLQGE, from the coding sequence ATGACTTACGCAATTATTGAAACCGGTGGCAAACAGTTAAAAGTAGAAGCAGGTCGTTTCTACGATATTGAACTACTCCACGCTCAACCAGATGAAAAAGTAACTATAGACGCAGTGTTACTTGTGCAACATGAGAATGGACTGTCCATAGGGCAACCAAGAGTCTCTGGTGCAACGGTAGAAGCAACTGTCTTACGGCATTTCCGAGGTCGTAAGGTCTTGGTTTACAAGATGAAACCCAAGAAGAAAACTCGCAAAAAACGTGGGCACCGTCAGGAAATTACTAGGCTTTTGATTAACTCTATTAAGCTTAATGGCGAAACTCTTGCCCATCAAGACTCTCCCCTTTCTCCTGAACTCCTTCCACTGGAAGACCCAGGTCTTGATTTGCAAGGTGAATGA
- a CDS encoding proton extrusion protein PcxA yields MNTKDPYQRITTYWIGLKSWIINTPHRAVLAAYRAAWEIRNIEIQQFNGQKISPQSANYSGNLMEFWQGDLNRNLTTIKIRLAEFNLGMTFTDRSTDTNNQYVYDNDLLEKLKFIDEVIGNYTQKRNDSKYMEITQPLKTSDKEVQFNNKSTDVDSNDNQKKGVFPGSIARTLSKIAKDFTPTAESDFINNYRISRNKTRIGIRFLLLIIIIPLIVQNFSKNLLFTPLFTQWMSQDNQRVFLNREMEEKALNELKTFERKLQFQNLLHTAPPLSVEEIELEVKDKALDLAEEFRRDSSLAIGNIFADVISLISFAIIIGWRKKDIEVVQSLLDKIAYGLSDSAKAFLIILITDIFVGFHSPHGWEIILESLAEHLGLPANRNVIFLFIATFPVILNTIFKYWIFRYLSRLSPSALATLKEMDE; encoded by the coding sequence ATGAATACTAAGGATCCCTATCAAAGAATCACAACCTATTGGATTGGGTTGAAAAGCTGGATTATTAACACTCCCCACAGAGCTGTTTTAGCGGCTTATCGAGCTGCTTGGGAGATTAGAAATATTGAAATTCAACAGTTTAACGGGCAAAAAATTTCCCCTCAGTCTGCAAACTATAGTGGTAATCTCATGGAATTTTGGCAAGGGGACCTGAATAGAAATTTAACTACCATTAAAATTCGACTGGCAGAATTTAATTTAGGCATGACTTTTACCGATAGATCTACCGATACCAACAATCAATATGTTTATGATAATGATCTCTTAGAAAAACTTAAATTTATTGATGAAGTTATCGGCAATTATACTCAAAAGCGTAATGATAGTAAATACATGGAAATTACACAACCATTAAAAACCAGTGATAAAGAAGTTCAATTCAATAATAAATCAACAGATGTAGACTCCAATGATAATCAAAAAAAAGGAGTATTTCCCGGGTCAATTGCCAGAACTTTGAGTAAAATTGCTAAGGACTTCACCCCAACAGCAGAGAGTGATTTCATCAACAACTACCGCATTTCTAGAAATAAAACTAGGATAGGAATTAGATTCCTCCTATTAATAATAATTATCCCATTAATAGTACAAAATTTTTCTAAAAACTTATTATTTACACCTCTATTTACTCAGTGGATGAGTCAAGATAATCAAAGAGTGTTTTTAAACCGAGAAATGGAGGAAAAAGCACTGAATGAACTGAAAACCTTCGAGAGAAAATTGCAGTTCCAAAATTTATTACATACGGCACCCCCTTTATCTGTTGAAGAAATAGAACTAGAGGTAAAAGATAAAGCATTGGATCTAGCAGAGGAATTTCGTCGTGATAGTAGTCTGGCTATAGGTAATATATTTGCCGATGTCATATCATTAATCTCCTTTGCCATTATTATTGGTTGGAGAAAAAAAGATATAGAGGTAGTTCAGTCATTGTTAGATAAAATAGCCTATGGGTTAAGTGATAGTGCCAAAGCTTTTCTAATTATTTTAATAACGGATATATTTGTAGGTTTCCACTCTCCCCATGGTTGGGAAATTATTTTAGAAAGTCTAGCAGAACACTTGGGATTACCCGCAAATAGAAATGTCATATTCCTTTTTATTGCTACTTTCCCCGTAATTTTAAACACCATCTTCAAATATTGGATTTTCCGTTATTTGAGTCGGTTATCCCCCTCCGCTTTAGCCACCTTAAAGGAAATGGATGAATAA